A genome region from Coffea arabica cultivar ET-39 chromosome 7e, Coffea Arabica ET-39 HiFi, whole genome shotgun sequence includes the following:
- the LOC113701514 gene encoding cytochrome P450 71AU50-like produces the protein MMSIHWLSTALALAAVWFFLQDLFLMKKKKRFPPGPKGLPVIGNLHLLGKNPHHDLAKLAKKHGPLMYMRFGYVPAIIASSPEAAEKFLKTYDQVFASRPYHEASWYVSYEQRNLTFGQYGPYWRNMRKLCILQLLSSHKINSFLPMRREEVGTLVKSLKQAASDGAAVDLSAAISSLGANMSCLMIFGKKYMDKDFDDRGFRDVIQEGLHVAAMPNLGDYFPLLGVLDLQGLTRRFKDLAKVFDKFFEKIIDEHLQSQEHKQTKDFVDIMMGIMQSGEAEFEFDRSHVKAILLDLLVASMDTSVTAVEWAISELLRHPEAMRKLQKELEEKVGLERIVEESDIEGLEYLDMVIKESMRLHPVAPLLLPHESMEDCTVDDFHIQKKTRIIINIYTIGRDPNVWPDPETFNPERFKDSNIDLRGQDFRLIPFGSGRRSCPGLQLGVLLVRFVLAQLVHCFNWELADNIQPTDLDMSEAFGLVTSRAKHLKVVPTCRLQK, from the exons ATGATGAGCATTCATTGGCTATCGACAGCTCTAGCCTTGGCTGCAGTCTGGTTTTTCCTTCAAGACTTGTTcttgatgaagaagaaaaagagatttCCTCCAGGTCCAAAAGGGCTTCCTGTTATAGGAAATCTGCATCTGTTAGGCAAGAATCCTCACCATGATTTGGCAAAACTAGCCAAAAAACATGGCCCTTTAATGTACATGCGATTCGGTTATGTCCCAGCAATTATTGCCTCATCCCCTGAAGCAGCTGAAAAGTTTCTCAAGACTTACGATCAGGTTTTTGCTAGTAGGCCTTATCATGAAGCTTCTTGGTACGTTAGTTATGAGCAGAGGAACTTGACGTTCGGCCAATATGGACCGTATTGGCGAAACATGCGTAAGCTTTGCATTCTGCAGCTGCTCAGTAGCCACAAAATCAATTCATTTCTGCCGATGAGAAGAGAAGAGGTTGGAACATTGGTTAAATCACTCAAACAGGCTGCCTCAGATGGTGCTGCTGTTGACCTTAGTGCAGCAATTTCTTCCTTGGGTGCAAATATGAGTTGCTTGATGATATTTGGGAAGAAATATATGGACAAGGATTTTGATGATAGGGGGTTTAGAGATGTTATTCAAGAAGGACTTCATGTTGCGGCCATGCCAAACCTCGGTGACTACTTTCCTCTACTTGGTGTGCTTGACCTTCAGGGACTTACTCGCCGGTTTAAGGATCTTGCCAAggtgtttgataaattttttgagaaaatcattGATGAGCATCTACAGTCTCAGGAGCACAAGCAAACCAAGGACTTTGTAGACATCATGATGGGAATTATGCAATCTGGAGAAGCTGAGTTTGAGTTCGACCGTAGTCATGTCAAAGCCATCTTGTTG GATTTGCTTGTAGCCTCAATGGACACCTCAGTCACGGCAGTTGAATGGGCGATCTCAGAACTCCTCAGGCATCCTGAGGCAATGAGGAAACTCCAGAAAGAATTGGAAGAAAAAGTCGGATTGGAGAGGATTGTAGAGGAATCAGACATTGAAGGCCTAGAATATTTGGACATGGTTATCAAAGAATCCATGAGGCTTCATCCTGTGGCCCCACTGTTGCTCCCCCATGAGTCAATGGAAGATTGCACAGTTGATGACTTCCACATTCAGAAAAAAACGCGGATcatcataaacatatacacaaTCGGACGCGATCCAAATGTCTGGCCTGATCCTGAGACCTTCAACCCTGAAAGATTCAAAGATAGCAATATAGACCTTCGGGGCCAAGATTTTCGACTCATACCATTTGGCTCAGGCAGAAGAAGTTGCCCTGGTTTACAGTTGGGGGTCCTCCTTGTTCGTTTTGTGCTGGCACAGTTGGTGCATTGCTTCAATTGGGAACTTGCAGATAACATTCAGCCAACTGATTTGGATATGTCTGAGGCTTTTGGTTTAGTAACCTCAAGAGCAAAGCATTTAAAGGTTGTGCCTACTTGCCGATTACAAAAATGA
- the LOC113702450 gene encoding cytochrome P450 71AU50 encodes MMSIHWLWTALALAAVWFFLQDLFLMKKRKRFPPGPKGLPIIGNLHLLGKNPHQDLAKLAKKHGPLMYMRFGYVPAIIVSSPEAAEKFLKTYDQVFASRPYHESSWYVSYEQRNLSFAQYGPYWRNMRKLCILQLLSSHKINSFLPMRREEVGTLVKSLKQAASDGAAVDLSAAISSLGANMSCLMIFGKKYMDKDFDDRGFRDVIGEALRLGATPNLGDYFPLLGVLDLQGLTRRFKDLAKVFDNFFEKIIDEHLQSQEHKQTKDVVDIMMGIMQSGEAEFEFDRRHVKAVLLDLLVASMDTSVTAVEWAISELLRRPEAMRKLQKELEDKVGLERTVEESDVEGLEYLDMVIKETMRLHPVAPLLLPHESMEDCTVDDFHIQKKSRIIINVYAIGHDPNVWPDPETFIPERFKDSNIDLRGQDFQLIPFGSGRRGCPGLQLGILLVRFVLAQLVHCFNWEPADNIKSTDLDMSETFGLVLSRAKHLKVVPTYRLQE; translated from the exons ATGATGAGCATTCATTGGCTATGGACAGCTCTAGCCTTGGCTGCAGTCTGGTTTTTTCTTCAAGACTTGTTCTtgatgaagaagagaaagagatTTCCTCCAGGTCCAAAAGGGCTTCCTATTATAGGAAATCTGCATCTGTTAGGCAAGAATCCTCATCAAGATTTGGCAAAACTAGCCAAAAAGCATGGCCCTTTAATGTACATGCGATTCGGTTATGTCCCAGCAATCATTGTCTCATCCCCTGAAGCAGCTGAAAAGTTTCTCAAGACTTACGATCAAGTTTTTGCTAGTAGGCCTTATCATGAATCTTCTTGGTACGTTAGTTATGAGCAAAGGAACTTGTCTTTTGCCCAATATGGACCGTATTGGCGAAACATGCGTAAGCTTTGCATTCTGCAGCTGCTCAGTAGCCACAAAATCAATTCATTTCTGCCAATGAGAAGAGAAGAGGTTGGAACATTGGTTAAATCACTCAAACAGGCTGCCTCAGATGGTGCTGCTGTTGACCTTAGTGCAGCAATTTCTTCCTTGGGTGCAAATATGAGTTGCTTGATGATATTTGGGAAGAAATATATGGACAAGGATTTTGATGATAGGGGGTTTAGAGATGTCATTGGAGAAGCACTTCGTCTTGGGGCCACGCCTAACCTCGGTGACTACTTTCCTCTGCTTGGTGTGCTTGACCTTCAGGGACTTACTCGCCGGTTTAAGGATCTTGCCAAGgtgtttgataatttttttgagaaaatcattGATGAGCATCTACAGTCTCAGGAGCACAAGCAAACCAAGGACGTTGTAGACATCATGATGGGAATTATGCAATCTGGAGAAGCTGAGTTTGAGTTCGACCGTCGTCATGTCAAAGCCGTCTTGTTG GATTTGCTTGTAGCCTCAATGGACACCTCAGTCACGGCTGTTGAATGGGCGATCTCAGAACTCCTCAGGCGTCCTGAGGCAATGAGAAAACTCCAGAAAGAGTTGGAAGACAAAGTTGGATTGGAGAGGACTGTGGAGGAATCAGACGTTGAAGGCCTGGAATATTTGGACATGGTTATCAAAGAAACCATGAGGCTTCATCCTGTGGCCCCACTATTGCTTCCCCATGAGTCAATGGAAGATTGCACAGTTGATGACTTCCACATTCAGAAAAAATCAAGGATCATCATAAACGTATACGCAATTGGACACGACCCAAATGTCTGGCCTGATCCTGAGACCTTCATCCCTGAAAGATTCAAAGATAGCAATATAGACCTTCGGGGGCAAGATTTTCAACTCATACCATTTGGCTCAGGCAGAAGAGGCTGCCCTGGTTTGCAGTTGGGGATCCTCCTTGTTCGTTTTGTGCTGGCACAGTTGGTGCATTGCTTCAATTGGGAACCTGCAGATAATATAAAGTCAACTGATTTGGATATGTCGGAGACTTTTGGCTTAGTACTCTCAAGAGCAAAGCATTTAAAGGTTGTACCTACTTACCGATTACAAGAATGA
- the LOC113701400 gene encoding cytochrome P450 71AU50-like, giving the protein MMSIHWLWTALALAAIWFFLQDLFLMKKRKRFPPGPKGLPIIGNLHLLGKNPHQDLAKLAKKHGPLMHMRFGYVPAIIVSSPEAAEKFLKTYDQVFASRPYHESSWYVSYEQRNLTFGQYGPYWRNMRKLCILQLLSSHKINSFLPMRREEVGTLVKSLKQAASDGAAVDLSAAISSLGANMSCLMIFGKKYMDKDFDDRGFRDVIQEGLHVAAMPNLGDYFPLLGVLDLQGLTRRFKDLAKVFDKFFEKIIEEHLQSQEHKQTKDFVDIMMGIMQSGEAEFEFDRRHVKAILLDLLVASMDTSVTAVEWAISELLRHPEAMRKLQKELEEKVGLDRIVEESDLEGLEYLDMVVKESMRLHPVAPLLLPHESMEDCTVDDFHIQKKSRIIINIYAIGRDPNFWSDPEAFIPERYKDSNIDLRGQDFRLIPFGSGRRICPGLQLGLTVVRFVLAQLVHCFNWELADNIRPTDLDMSEAFGIVTSRATHLRVIPTYRLAK; this is encoded by the exons ATGATGAGCATTCATTGGCTATGGACAGCTCTAGCCTTGGCTGCAATCTGGTTTTTTCTTCAAGACTTGTTCTtgatgaagaagagaaagagatTTCCTCCAGGTCCAAAAGGGCTTCCTATTATAGGAAATCTGCATCTGTTAGGCAAGAATCCTCACCAAGATTTGGCAAAACTAGCCAAAAAGCATGGCCCTTTAATGCACATGCGATTCGGTTATGTCCCAGCAATCATTGTCTCATCCCCTGAAGCAGCTGAAAAGTTTCTCAAGACTTACGATCAAGTTTTTGCTAGTAGGCCTTATCATGAATCTTCTTGGTACGTTAGTTATGAGCAGAGGAACTTGACGTTCGGCCAATATGGACCGTATTGGCGAAACATGCGTAAGCTTTGCATTCTGCAGCTGCTCAGTAGCCACAAAATCAATTCATTTCTGCCGATGAGAAGAGAAGAGGTTGGAACATTGGTTAAATCACTCAAACAGGCTGCCTCAGATGGTGCTGCTGTTGACCTTAGTGCAGCAATTTCTTCCTTGGGTGCAAATATGAGTTGCTTGATGATATTTGGGAAGAAATATATGGACAAGGATTTTGATGATAGGGGGTTTAGAGATGTTATTCAAGAAGGACTTCATGTTGCGGCCATGCCAAACCTCGGTGACTACTTTCCTCTACTCGGTGTGCTTGACCTTCAGGGACTTACTCGCCGGTTTAAAGATCTCGCCAAggtgtttgataaattttttgagaaaatcattGAAGAGCATCTACAGTCTCAGGAGCACAAGCAAACCAAGGACTTTGTAGACATCATGATGGGAATTATGCAATCTGGAGAAGCTGAGTTTGAGTTCGACCGTCGCCATGTCAAAGCCATCTTGTTG GATTTGCTTGTGGCCTCAATGGACACCTCAGTCACGGCAGTTGAATGGGCGATCTCAGAACTCCTCAGGCATCCTGAGGCAATGAGGAAACTCCAGAAAGAATTGGAAGAAAAAGTCGGATTGGACAGGATTGTTGAGGAATCAGATCTTGAGGGCCTGGAGTATTTGGACATGGTTGTCAAAGAATCCATGAGGCTTCATCCTGTGGCCCCACTGTTGCTCCCGCACGAGTCAATGGAAGATTGCACAGTTGATGACTTCCACATTCAGAAGAAGTCGCGGATCATCATAAACATATACGCAATTGGACGCGATCCAAATTTCTGGTCTGATCCTGAGGCCTTCATTCCTGAAAGATACAAGGATAGCAATATAGACCTTCGTGGACAAGATTTCCGACTTATACCATTTGGCTCAGGCAGAAGAATTTGCCCAGGTTTGCAGTTGGGGCTCACCGTTGTGCGTTTTGTGCTAGCACAGTTGGTGCATTGTTTCAATTGGGAACTTGCAGATAACATTCGGCCAACTGATTTGGATATGTCTGAGGCTTTTGGTATTGTAACTTCCAGAGCTACGCATTTAAGGGTTATTCCTACCTACCGATTGGCCAAATGA